A genomic window from Klebsiella quasipneumoniae subsp. quasipneumoniae includes:
- a CDS encoding YcgL domain-containing protein: MFCVIYRSTKREQTYLYVEKKDDFSRVPDELMRGFGTPQMAMLLPLDGRKKLVNADLEKVKQALSEQGYYLQLPPPSENLLKKHLAEQGKQSD, from the coding sequence ATGTTTTGTGTGATCTATCGAAGTACTAAACGTGAACAAACCTATTTATACGTTGAAAAAAAGGACGATTTCTCACGCGTTCCTGACGAGCTGATGCGCGGCTTCGGCACGCCGCAAATGGCGATGCTGCTGCCGCTGGATGGGCGCAAAAAACTGGTTAACGCCGACCTCGAAAAAGTGAAACAGGCGTTAAGCGAACAGGGCTATTACCTGCAACTTCCTCCGCCGTCTGAAAATCTACTAAAGAAACACCTGGCGGAACAGGGGAAACAATCCGATTAA
- a CDS encoding DUF1971 domain-containing protein, translated as MSSLLIPADWKVKRSTPFFTKENVPAALLSHHNTAAGVFGQLCVMEGTVTYYGFANEQATEPEKKVVIHAGQFAASPPQYWHRVELSDDARFNIHFWVADETDGENGLFHAKKA; from the coding sequence ATGTCATCTTTACTGATCCCCGCAGACTGGAAAGTTAAACGCTCCACCCCGTTCTTTACCAAAGAGAACGTCCCCGCCGCCCTGCTGAGCCACCACAACACCGCAGCCGGCGTCTTCGGTCAGCTGTGCGTCATGGAAGGTACGGTGACCTATTACGGTTTTGCCAATGAACAGGCGACGGAGCCGGAGAAAAAAGTCGTCATTCATGCCGGGCAGTTTGCCGCCAGTCCGCCGCAGTACTGGCACCGCGTCGAACTCAGCGACGATGCCCGCTTCAATATTCACTTCTGGGTGGCGGATGAAACCGACGGTGAAAACGGGCTGTTCCACGCGAAAAAAGCGTGA
- a CDS encoding YcgN family cysteine cluster protein, translated as MSEQPFWQQKTLDDMTDAEWESLCDGCGQCCLHKLMDEDTDEIYFTNVACRQLNIKTCQCRNYERRFEYEPDCIKLTRENLPTFEWLPPTCAYRLLAEGKPLPAWHPLLTGSKAAMHGERISVRHIAVPESTVVDWQDHILNLPDRAR; from the coding sequence ATGAGCGAACAACCTTTCTGGCAACAAAAAACCCTGGATGACATGACCGACGCGGAGTGGGAATCGCTGTGTGACGGTTGCGGCCAGTGCTGCCTGCATAAGCTGATGGATGAAGATACCGATGAGATCTACTTCACCAACGTCGCCTGCCGTCAGCTCAATATCAAAACCTGCCAGTGCCGTAACTACGAGCGTCGCTTCGAATATGAGCCGGACTGCATCAAGCTCACGCGCGAAAATCTGCCGACTTTCGAATGGCTGCCGCCGACCTGCGCCTATCGCCTGCTGGCGGAAGGCAAGCCTCTGCCGGCCTGGCACCCGCTGCTGACCGGCTCAAAAGCGGCGATGCACGGCGAACGCATCTCCGTCCGTCATATTGCGGTGCCCGAGTCCACCGTTGTCGACTGGCAGGACCACATCCTTAATCTGCCTGACAGGGCGCGGTAA
- a CDS encoding fumarylacetoacetate hydrolase family protein: MYQHHNWQGALLDYPVSKVVCVGSNYAKHIKEMGSATPEEPVLFIKPESALCDLRQPLVLPEGLGSVHHEVELAVLIGGTLRQATEEHVQKGIAGYGVALDLTLRDLQAKMKKAGQPWEKAKGFDNACPISGFIPAAEFHGDPQNTPLSLKINGEVRQQGTTADMIHQIVPLIAYMSRFFTLKAGDVILTGTPEGVGPLHSGDELVVGFNGLSLTTRVL; encoded by the coding sequence ATGTACCAACATCATAACTGGCAGGGAGCGCTCCTGGATTATCCGGTGAGCAAAGTGGTTTGCGTCGGCAGTAATTATGCAAAGCACATCAAGGAAATGGGCAGTGCGACGCCGGAAGAGCCGGTGCTGTTTATTAAACCTGAGAGCGCGCTGTGCGATCTCCGTCAGCCGTTGGTGCTTCCTGAGGGGCTGGGCTCGGTGCATCACGAAGTCGAGCTGGCGGTGCTGATCGGCGGTACGCTGCGTCAGGCGACGGAAGAGCATGTGCAGAAAGGGATTGCCGGCTATGGCGTCGCATTGGATCTCACCCTGCGCGACCTGCAGGCGAAGATGAAAAAGGCCGGACAGCCGTGGGAAAAGGCCAAAGGCTTCGATAACGCCTGTCCGATCTCCGGCTTTATTCCGGCCGCCGAGTTCCACGGCGACCCGCAGAATACGCCGTTAAGCCTGAAGATTAACGGCGAGGTGCGCCAGCAGGGCACCACCGCCGACATGATCCATCAGATCGTGCCGCTGATCGCCTATATGTCGCGCTTCTTTACTCTCAAAGCCGGGGACGTGATCCTCACCGGCACCCCGGAAGGGGTAGGGCCGCTGCACAGCGGCGACGAGCTGGTGGTCGGCTTCAACGGCCTGTCGCTCACCACCCGGGTACTGTAA
- the dsbB gene encoding disulfide bond formation protein DsbB, giving the protein MLQYLNQCSRGRGAWLLMALTAFILELVALWFQHVMLLQPCVMCIYERCALFGIMGAGLVGAIAPKTPLRYVAMLIWLYSAVRGLQLAWEHTMIQLHPSPFQTCDFAARFPSWLPLDKWLPQVFVASGDCSVRQWQFLSLEMPQWLVGIFAAYLVVAILVIVAQPFKAKKRDLFGR; this is encoded by the coding sequence ATGTTGCAATATTTAAACCAGTGCTCGCGGGGACGCGGCGCCTGGCTCCTGATGGCATTGACCGCGTTCATTCTCGAACTCGTCGCGCTGTGGTTCCAGCACGTGATGCTGCTGCAGCCGTGTGTGATGTGCATTTATGAACGCTGCGCCCTGTTTGGCATCATGGGCGCGGGGCTGGTGGGCGCCATTGCCCCCAAAACGCCGCTGCGCTATGTCGCCATGCTGATTTGGCTGTACAGCGCGGTACGTGGGCTGCAGCTGGCGTGGGAACATACGATGATCCAGTTGCACCCATCGCCGTTCCAAACCTGTGATTTCGCCGCCCGCTTCCCGAGCTGGCTGCCGCTGGATAAATGGTTGCCGCAGGTGTTTGTCGCGTCCGGCGACTGTTCGGTACGCCAGTGGCAGTTCCTGTCGCTGGAGATGCCGCAATGGCTGGTGGGCATTTTCGCGGCCTATCTGGTGGTGGCTATCCTGGTGATCGTTGCTCAGCCTTTTAAAGCGAAAAAGCGCGATCTGTTTGGCCGCTAA
- the nhaB gene encoding sodium/proton antiporter NhaB, which yields MEISYGRALWRNFLGQSPDWYKLALIIFLIINPLVFALAPFVAGWLLVVEFIFTLAMALKCYPLLPGGLLAFEAVLIGMTSPGHVRDEIASNLEVLLLLMFMVAGIYFMKQLLLFVFTRLLLGIRSKMLLSLAFCLAAAFLSAFLDALTVVAVVISVAVGFYGIYHRVASARPDDSDVQDDSHIDQHYREVLEQFRGFLRSLMMHAGVGTALGGVMTMVGEPQNLIIAKAAGWHFGEFFIRMSPITLPVLVCGLLTCLLVEKYRLFGYGEPLPPTVRKVLQDFDDRSRAQRSRQERLRLIAQALIGVWLIAALALHLAEVGLIGLSVIILATTFTGVTDEHAIGKAFTEALPFTALLTVFFAVVAVIIDQQLFTPVIEFVLQASPHAQLSLFYLFNGLLSSISDNVFVGTVYINEAKTALEHGAISLKQFEMLAVAINTGTNLPSVATPNGQAAFLFLLTSALAPLIRLSYGRMVWMALPYTLVLTLVGLLCVEFTLMPVTEWLLAHGWLVTPTLP from the coding sequence GTGGAAATTTCTTATGGCCGCGCGCTGTGGCGCAATTTTCTTGGCCAGTCGCCTGACTGGTACAAGCTGGCATTAATTATTTTCTTAATCATCAATCCGCTGGTGTTCGCCTTAGCGCCGTTTGTCGCCGGCTGGCTGCTGGTGGTTGAGTTTATCTTTACCCTCGCCATGGCGCTGAAGTGCTATCCACTGCTGCCGGGGGGGCTGCTGGCATTTGAAGCGGTGCTGATCGGCATGACCAGCCCGGGTCATGTGCGGGATGAGATCGCCAGCAACCTGGAAGTGCTGCTCCTGCTGATGTTCATGGTGGCGGGCATCTACTTTATGAAGCAGCTGCTGCTCTTCGTCTTTACGCGCCTGCTGCTCGGCATCCGCAGCAAAATGCTGCTGTCGCTGGCCTTCTGCCTGGCCGCCGCCTTCCTCTCCGCCTTTCTCGATGCGCTCACCGTGGTGGCGGTGGTGATTAGCGTCGCCGTCGGGTTTTACGGCATCTATCACCGCGTCGCCTCGGCGCGCCCCGACGATAGCGATGTGCAGGACGACAGCCATATCGATCAGCACTACCGCGAGGTGCTGGAGCAGTTCCGCGGTTTTCTGCGCAGCCTGATGATGCACGCCGGCGTCGGTACCGCGCTCGGCGGCGTCATGACCATGGTCGGCGAGCCGCAAAACTTAATTATCGCCAAAGCGGCGGGCTGGCATTTTGGCGAATTCTTCATTCGCATGTCGCCCATCACGCTGCCGGTGCTGGTCTGCGGGCTGCTGACCTGTCTGCTGGTGGAAAAGTATCGCCTGTTTGGCTACGGCGAACCGCTGCCGCCGACGGTCCGAAAGGTGCTGCAGGACTTTGACGATCGCAGCCGCGCGCAGCGCAGTCGTCAGGAACGGCTGCGGCTGATTGCCCAGGCGCTGATTGGCGTCTGGCTGATCGCAGCCCTCGCATTGCACCTTGCCGAAGTCGGCCTCATTGGCCTGTCGGTGATCATTCTCGCTACCACCTTTACCGGCGTGACCGATGAACATGCGATTGGCAAGGCGTTCACCGAGGCGTTGCCCTTCACCGCGCTGCTGACGGTATTCTTTGCCGTCGTGGCGGTGATCATCGACCAGCAGCTGTTCACGCCGGTCATCGAGTTTGTTCTGCAGGCCTCGCCGCACGCGCAGCTGTCGCTGTTTTATCTGTTTAACGGCCTGCTGTCGTCCATCTCGGATAACGTTTTTGTCGGTACGGTCTACATCAACGAAGCGAAAACCGCCCTCGAGCATGGCGCCATCAGCCTGAAGCAGTTTGAGATGCTGGCGGTGGCGATCAATACCGGCACCAACCTGCCGTCAGTGGCCACCCCGAACGGCCAGGCGGCATTCCTCTTCCTGCTGACTTCCGCGCTGGCGCCGCTTATCCGGCTCTCCTATGGCCGCATGGTGTGGATGGCTCTGCCCTACACCCTCGTGCTGACGCTGGTCGGCCTGCTGTGCGTCGAGTTCACCCTGATGCCGGTCACCGAATGGTTGCTGGCTCACGGCTGGCTGGTTACCCCCACCCTGCCCTGA
- the fadR gene encoding fatty acid metabolism transcriptional regulator FadR: MVIKAQSPAGFAEEYIIESIWNNRFPPGSILPAERELSELIGVTRTTLREVLQRLARDGWLTIQHGKPTKVNNFWETSGLNILETLARLDHDSVPQLIDNLLSVRTNISTIFIRTAFRQHPDKALAVLDSAREVEDHADAFADLDYNIFRGLAFASGNPIYGLILNGMKGLYTRIGRHYFSSPEARSLALGFYHQLAKVCEGGLHDQVYELVRRYGHDSGEIWHRMQKSLPGDLAMNVR; the protein is encoded by the coding sequence ATGGTCATTAAGGCGCAGAGCCCTGCGGGTTTCGCGGAAGAGTATATCATTGAGAGCATCTGGAATAACCGCTTCCCACCTGGATCGATTCTCCCCGCTGAACGCGAGCTTTCTGAGCTGATCGGTGTCACCCGCACCACTCTGCGCGAAGTGTTGCAGCGTCTGGCGCGTGACGGCTGGTTGACCATTCAGCACGGCAAACCCACCAAAGTGAACAACTTCTGGGAGACCTCCGGGCTGAATATCCTTGAAACGCTGGCGCGTCTCGATCACGACAGCGTCCCGCAGCTGATTGATAACCTGCTCTCCGTGCGCACCAATATTTCCACGATTTTTATTCGCACCGCGTTCCGTCAGCATCCGGATAAAGCGCTGGCGGTGCTGGACAGCGCCCGGGAAGTGGAAGATCACGCCGACGCCTTCGCCGACCTCGATTACAACATTTTCCGCGGTCTGGCGTTCGCCTCCGGCAATCCGATCTATGGTCTGATCCTCAACGGCATGAAGGGGCTGTATACCCGCATTGGCCGCCACTATTTCTCCAGCCCGGAAGCGCGCAGCCTGGCGCTGGGCTTTTATCATCAGCTGGCGAAGGTGTGCGAAGGCGGCCTGCACGATCAGGTGTATGAGCTGGTTCGTCGCTACGGCCATGACAGCGGCGAGATCTGGCACCGGATGCAGAAATCGCTGCCCGGCGATTTAGCCATGAATGTGCGTTAA